The DNA segment TAGCCTTAGCAAAAATGGAACGCTCAAAGAGGTTCACTTTAGAAATCTCGGACTTTTTAATTGGAATGATAAATGAATTCCAAATGAGCACGACGAGTGCAACGACACCAAAGAAAGCAAATGCAAGTCGCCATTGATCTGTTAATAGTAATGCGATTGGACCCGAAAGGATTAAACCAAAGCTTGTACCACTGTTAATCCACGTATTCCCCTTGTCGCGTTCCTTTTCCTCTAAAGAGGTTACGACTACCTGACTAAATGCAGGAGAGGCCCAGCCACTCCCGAGTCCTGCAATAAATGTTCCAATTGTAAGCATTAAAAAATGATAGGAGCTAGAAATCATGAACAACCCGATTACCGCAGTAAGTCCAGCAAATTGGATGACTCGTTTTTGCCCGAATGTACGAATAAAGGATGAAGAAGTTAACAAGGCAACGGTATAAGCTAGATAAGCAGAGGAGCTTGAAATACCAGCCTGTCTTTCTGTTAAAGTAAGACTATCCGTAATAGAAGGGAGAAATAATCCAAAACTAAATCGAGCAAATGCATACGTAATGGCTATCATAGCAATACTGGGAAACAAGAGCTTCCACATTTTTATCATCTCCTTTTATATAGAACGATCACTATAATATATAGTGAAAGAAAAAGTAAACAACGAGTTAAGGGTTGTTTACTTTTAGAAAAGCGTTCTAATAATACTTAACGTTTCTTCACGGACTTCATTTGTGTCATGAATTTCTGACATAGCTGTAGCCCCTTCTAGCAATAAGGCTAAACGAAACGATTCTTTAGCAGAGTGTCCACAACGCTCGATAAATGAAATCAAAGAATTTTTATGGTTGATCACATATTGATAAATCAAATGATTCTTTTCTGGAAATTCTTCTTTTGCGCGTAAGAATAAACAGCCATTCTGGTGAGACTGAAGCCAGTCCAGATGTGCAGTGGCAATTGATAAAACCGTAGGAGAGTTAGTTTCAAGAAACTCAAAGTATCTTTCTTCTCGCTTTTTTAGTACTTCTAAAATAAGCTCTTCCTTTGATTGAAAATGGTTGTAGAGCGTCATCAATGATACGTCAGCTTCTTCATGAACTCGCTTAATACCAATAGAATGAAAGCCATTTTCATAAAATAAGCGCTCAGCACTTGTAAGTAAAGCTTCTCTTTTTTTACTCATTATTATATTCACCTCTATATTGAGTGATCACTCTATTTTTATCACAAGTAATGAACAACTACAAATAAAAACCTCTTGAACAGGCAAGAGGCTTATCTAAGTATTTATGTTCGTAAAATCTTTTCCATCTTCTTACCTCTTGCCAGTTCATCAATTAGTTTATCTAAATAACGAATCTCACGCATGGTGGTTTCTTCAATCTCTTCCACACGTACGCCACAGACAACCCCTTTAATTAATTCCCTAGATGCGTTCATGTTCTGTGCCTCTGAAAAGAATGTTTCAAAATCTGTTTTATTTTCAATGATTTCTTCAAGTTCGTCTTGTGTATATCCAGTTAACCAACGAATGATCTCATCGACCTCTTCCTTGGTACGTCCTTTTTTCTCTGCCTTAGTTACATAATGAGGATAGACACTCGCAACGCTTGTTGTGTAGATACGGTGTTTTGACAATGGGATCCCTCGCTTATTTTTTTATTTAGTGTATCACGGAATAAAGATAAAGTTTGCTATTTACAACCAACCAATAAAAGGATAATATTATGAGAAATTCCACATCAAAAGCAATGAAAAGAAGAGTAAGCATGGGAACCACATACAGAGACCTCTGGTAGCTGAGAAGGAGGGGTGAGGAAACATGCTGAACCAAGTCTTGGAGCTGTGTATCGGATGGATTCTACCAATCTTGATGGTGCAACGGGTTCTCCCGTTATAGAGATAAGGTATCGCAGGCTGTTCGTCATGCCGTACCTGATGAGGCTTCTTTAGTAATAAAGAGGTAAAATGGGGTGGCACCGCGACGGATACTCGCCCCCAAAACAATGATGTTTTGGGGGTGAGTTTTTTTATTTGGTTTTTCAAATAAAAAGGAGGCGGTGTCGTTGGGCAAATGGAAAACTCTTTTCTTACTACTAGGAGGCATTGGCATTTCAAATATTGGAGGATGGGTGTACTTAATCGCCCTTAACCTGACTGTATTAAACGAAACGGGTTCGGTTCTAGCTGTAGGCCTCCTTTATATTCTTGGACCGATTGCAACAATCTTTTCGAGTGTATGGGCAGGAAGTGTGATAGACCGGGTCAATACACGTCACCTGATGATCTGGCTAGATGTAGGGAGAGCCTTATGTATCTTCTGTATTCCCCTAATGCCTTCACTACCCTTTGTCTATCTCATGGCACTGATTGTATGCATGGGAACAGCAATCTTTGAACCGACATCAATGGTCTATATGACAAAGCTGATTCCAGAAGGCGATCGTCAGAGGTTTAACGCACTGCGCGGGTTTATCAACTCATGCGGAACACTTCTCGGACCAATGATCGCAGGCGTACTCTTCTGGATTGGAACCACCGACACAGCTATTATTGTGAATGGGGTGGCATTACTTTTTTCAGCCGGGATTATTTTGCTTTTGCCAAATGTAGAAGCAGCGAATGAGGAGAAAGCGGAGCCGCTCACATGGAGGTTAATTACACATGACTTTCATACCGTTCTATCGTTTAGTAAATTATCGGTATATGTTGTTAAAGTTTATTTACTATTTGCAGGCACGATTGTTGTGATGACAGCCATTGATTCAATAGAAGCAGGATTTGCAAAAGAAGTGATCCACCTATCAGATTCGACTTATGGCTTTTTACTAGGCATATTCGGAACAGGAATTATTGCAGGTACCATTATAAATACTCTTTATGTGGAAAAATTGAAGTTGCATGTTTTGATTGGATTTGGCTCAGTCCTAGCCGCGATAGGATACCTTTTGTATTATAGCTCACAAGGCTTTCTTAGTGCTGCAGTTGCCGTGTGGATTATGGGCTTCGCTTCCATTTTCGCGAGCACTGGATTTTTAACCTTTTACCAAAACCAAATACCTGTAGCCATGATGGGACGCTTC comes from the Alkalihalobacillus sp. FSL W8-0930 genome and includes:
- a CDS encoding TetR/AcrR family transcriptional regulator; its protein translation is MSKKREALLTSAERLFYENGFHSIGIKRVHEEADVSLMTLYNHFQSKEELILEVLKKREERYFEFLETNSPTVLSIATAHLDWLQSHQNGCLFLRAKEEFPEKNHLIYQYVINHKNSLISFIERCGHSAKESFRLALLLEGATAMSEIHDTNEVREETLSIIRTLF
- a CDS encoding MFS transporter, which translates into the protein MGKWKTLFLLLGGIGISNIGGWVYLIALNLTVLNETGSVLAVGLLYILGPIATIFSSVWAGSVIDRVNTRHLMIWLDVGRALCIFCIPLMPSLPFVYLMALIVCMGTAIFEPTSMVYMTKLIPEGDRQRFNALRGFINSCGTLLGPMIAGVLFWIGTTDTAIIVNGVALLFSAGIILLLPNVEAANEEKAEPLTWRLITHDFHTVLSFSKLSVYVVKVYLLFAGTIVVMTAIDSIEAGFAKEVIHLSDSTYGFLLGIFGTGIIAGTIINTLYVEKLKLHVLIGFGSVLAAIGYLLYYSSQGFLSAAVAVWIMGFASIFASTGFLTFYQNQIPVAMMGRFGSIFGLAGAVMIILLTIMIGISAEWVGIRPAGWAGALGLLLLGGWLSLVVMRRVGRRYFV
- a CDS encoding MFS transporter; amino-acid sequence: MWKLLFPSIAMIAITYAFARFSFGLFLPSITDSLTLTERQAGISSSSAYLAYTVALLTSSSFIRTFGQKRVIQFAGLTAVIGLFMISSSYHFLMLTIGTFIAGLGSGWASPAFSQVVVTSLEEKERDKGNTWINSGTSFGLILSGPIALLLTDQWRLAFAFFGVVALVVLIWNSFIIPIKKSEISKVNLFERSIFAKAKYLMIASLIIGIGSSIFWTFSRTYLTAQYSMGSHESSFFWVIMGISGVIGGIAGVVIAKLGLRVSYLFAVVVIAASMYLITISSAPFIYLSAVLFGTSYIFMTGLFIVWGTREFSSMPALGVSLSFLLLGVGQTVGSAAAGELIQVTSFPFSFISFSFICLLSLLVPVKITTYET
- a CDS encoding DUF2200 domain-containing protein, which codes for MSKHRIYTTSVASVYPHYVTKAEKKGRTKEEVDEIIRWLTGYTQDELEEIIENKTDFETFFSEAQNMNASRELIKGVVCGVRVEEIEETTMREIRYLDKLIDELARGKKMEKILRT